A single window of Vibrio alfacsensis DNA harbors:
- a CDS encoding 2OG-Fe(II) oxygenase produces MNKLIDALATDGYYIWDDFLSQQEVIELRDCIPENWKNARIGRNDDVTRIETIRSDKIQWLVRDMGEPVTSFLDKMEAIRLEANRHFFLGLFEYEAHFAKYEKGDFYQKHLDCFKGNENRRLTTVFYMNESWSEEDAGELVVYDLNDNKIATIPPRSGRLFVFLSEQFPHEVLPTNAERFSIAGWFRINGVKDNQLDIAH; encoded by the coding sequence ATGAACAAACTGATCGATGCGTTAGCAACGGACGGATATTACATTTGGGATGATTTTCTTTCACAGCAGGAAGTGATAGAGCTACGTGACTGTATTCCCGAAAATTGGAAAAACGCACGTATTGGCCGCAATGATGATGTAACGCGTATTGAAACAATCCGCAGTGATAAAATTCAGTGGCTAGTGCGTGATATGGGTGAGCCCGTCACGTCTTTCTTAGACAAAATGGAAGCGATTCGCTTAGAAGCAAACCGCCATTTCTTCCTGGGTTTGTTTGAGTACGAAGCACACTTTGCGAAATATGAGAAAGGTGACTTCTACCAAAAACACCTTGATTGTTTTAAAGGCAATGAAAACCGCCGCCTAACCACAGTGTTCTACATGAACGAATCGTGGAGCGAAGAAGATGCTGGTGAGTTGGTGGTGTACGATTTGAATGACAATAAAATCGCGACGATTCCTCCGCGATCAGGTCGTCTGTTCGTGTTCTTATCGGAACAATTCCCACATGAAGTGTTGCCGACAAACGCTGAGCGATTCAGCATTGCGGGTTGGTTCCGTATCAATGGCGTAAAAGACAACCAATTGGATATCGCACACTAA